A single region of the Peromyscus eremicus chromosome 16_21, PerEre_H2_v1, whole genome shotgun sequence genome encodes:
- the LOC131893969 gene encoding ankyrin repeat domain-containing protein 7-like isoform X1 has protein sequence MLSTLRKLFCFKKEPKTPLGFCDGPSRGTGYLSCFHCGTEDRYRQPYDPENQFHEAVCMGKLKVVVRLLRKKQFHVNDEDEGKRTALHFACFYGRVNLVHFLIFKHCEINALDNQMSTPLMKAVQSWETEIVTVLLVNGADPNIKDCNGEAAIHHAVYVDRPDIASSLLQFGGNIEDTTKDGLTPLLLALRERKPRMAAYLITHGANLHVSDQYLRTTLMYAVRWDCEIMVEILLKKGVDHQLKDTFGWSALYYAIMGKRKTKMVIIQHDLLLWKQQNTFTPMCRIDIFLRRGSYQ, from the exons ATGTTGTCCACCCTGAGGAAGCTCTTCTGCTTTAAGAAGGAGCCGAAAACCCCCTTGGGGTTTTGTGACGGCCCAAGCAGGGGAACGGGATACTTGTCCTGCTTTCACTGTGGAACTGAAGACAGGTACCGCCAGCCTTATGACCCTGAAAACCAATTTCATGAGGCAGTATGCATGGGAAAGCTCAAAGTGGTGGTGCGTCTCCTCAGGAAGAAACAATTTCATGTGAATGATGAGGATGAAGGGAAACG AACTGCGCTCCACTTTGCGTGCTTCTACGGCCGTGTCAATCTGgttcattttctgatatttaaGCACTGTGAGATTAATGCCCTTGACAATCAAATGTCCACACCACTAATGAAG GCTGTACAaagctgggagacagagatcgtGACTGTCCTACTTGTTAATGGAGCAGATCCCAATATCAAAGACTGCAACGGAGAAGCAGCGatccaccatgcagtgtatgTAGACAGGCCAGATATTGCCAGCAGTCTTCTTCAATTTGGGGGAAACATTGAAGATACTACAAAg GATGGGTTGACCCCTCTGCTGCTAGCACTCCGAGAAAGGAAACCCCGCATGGCAGCATACCTAATCACACACGGTGCGAATCTTCACGTATCTGATCAATATCTAAG aaCAACACTCATGTATGCTGTTAGATGGGATTGTGAAATTATGGTTGAAATTTTACTGAAGAAAGGTGTTGATCACCAGTTAAAGGACACATTTGGATGGAGTGCTCTTTATTATGCCATTATGGGGAAACGCAAAAC AAAAATGGTGATTATTCAGCACGACTTACTTCTCTGGAAACAACAAAATACCTTCACAC CCATGTGCAGAATAGATATATTCTTAAGGAGGGGATCTTACCAGTAG
- the LOC131893969 gene encoding ankyrin repeat domain-containing protein 7-like isoform X2 encodes MLSTLRKLFCFKKEPKTPLGFCDGPSRGTGYLSCFHCGTEDRYRQPYDPENQFHEAVCMGKLKVVVRLLRKKQFHVNDEDEGKRTALHFACFYGRVNLVHFLIFKHCEINALDNQMSTPLMKAVQSWETEIVTVLLVNGADPNIKDCNGEAAIHHAVYVDRPDIASSLLQFGGNIEDTTKDGLTPLLLALRERKPRMAAYLITHGANLHVSDQYLRTTLMYAVRWDCEIMVEILLKKGVDHQLKDTFGWSALYYAIMGKRKTKMVIIQHDLLLWKQQNTFTRNQPEDVFSSG; translated from the exons ATGTTGTCCACCCTGAGGAAGCTCTTCTGCTTTAAGAAGGAGCCGAAAACCCCCTTGGGGTTTTGTGACGGCCCAAGCAGGGGAACGGGATACTTGTCCTGCTTTCACTGTGGAACTGAAGACAGGTACCGCCAGCCTTATGACCCTGAAAACCAATTTCATGAGGCAGTATGCATGGGAAAGCTCAAAGTGGTGGTGCGTCTCCTCAGGAAGAAACAATTTCATGTGAATGATGAGGATGAAGGGAAACG AACTGCGCTCCACTTTGCGTGCTTCTACGGCCGTGTCAATCTGgttcattttctgatatttaaGCACTGTGAGATTAATGCCCTTGACAATCAAATGTCCACACCACTAATGAAG GCTGTACAaagctgggagacagagatcgtGACTGTCCTACTTGTTAATGGAGCAGATCCCAATATCAAAGACTGCAACGGAGAAGCAGCGatccaccatgcagtgtatgTAGACAGGCCAGATATTGCCAGCAGTCTTCTTCAATTTGGGGGAAACATTGAAGATACTACAAAg GATGGGTTGACCCCTCTGCTGCTAGCACTCCGAGAAAGGAAACCCCGCATGGCAGCATACCTAATCACACACGGTGCGAATCTTCACGTATCTGATCAATATCTAAG aaCAACACTCATGTATGCTGTTAGATGGGATTGTGAAATTATGGTTGAAATTTTACTGAAGAAAGGTGTTGATCACCAGTTAAAGGACACATTTGGATGGAGTGCTCTTTATTATGCCATTATGGGGAAACGCAAAAC AAAAATGGTGATTATTCAGCACGACTTACTTCTCTGGAAACAACAAAATACCTTCACAC gAAATCAGCCTGAAGATGTCTTTTCATCAGGGTAa